A single genomic interval of Gossypium raimondii isolate GPD5lz chromosome 11, ASM2569854v1, whole genome shotgun sequence harbors:
- the LOC105801827 gene encoding uncharacterized protein LOC105801827, whose amino-acid sequence MPRSSRHKSSKHSSRDARDYSDSEKDSGLKEKEKKSKDESSGRFSKELGSGEKRKLDSKDTKELWISGNGDYIEEYSSSKRRKDKADDGVSDRWNGGEDDGKGEKKSKALSESKSKRRDDVEADDTKRSKSEGKHREYSRKEERDRERKSKEGKSDRLIESEEHRTVKQYSERTDMDVPDQLQSPESESQLERRLRKRRDTSGDGDKHLEDNGDILDKQLYVSNDIGKDGRAKDEKHKDERYKEKYREDMNCEDKCQDDKLRDDRSASDLANSKSREKHLRDGKDDVKVRQKKSKVQDSDYERDRDHDRDRDRDRDRERYRERERERDRERERERYRDPDRDHYRERDRNRDHDHDRDYDSQWDRDRDHDRDHRYSDRDKDRDHDRDEVHDERRSTRYKDSKGRKRSPDDRDDGNDTKSRGTKLHYSDMENKSSTSGRVEVDADRGRSQSRPANLDAAMGSNRRRASPSSISHGGTDEYRHLKQEDSKHRDPMTEQRSKAASSREVTSFSEVSERGAKYRSMEKSSRADEGHSGELPIERSSSSKASPMSMMERSPSTSLERRYTSRSGVKRGLDTEETGWSSASVGGREEDNRLGRDLPLEKPLLDGSCQADSVFYNRAGQGNSSLIPQPPGLRAGIGSPSFMGSLEEDHRFNNSGRYKRSGDLNVRRGHANAWRGAPNWPAPLPNGFIPFQPGPPHGGFQAVMPQFPSPSLFGVRPSMEINHSGIPYHIPDAERFNNHLRPIGWQNPMDGSGPAQFPGWDGHSVSFRDEAHMFGGPEWDQNRHPVNGRGWDTGSDVWKGQNGDVDLPSTSEKEDHPLQAPLDVYDGQERQRSQYENGDNDVQVTGFELRSDVLPAAKESSRCSPEIPHKAPDSSKISSEDDDARCCRLYLCKLDISAELAGSALYDQCASLLNVERSKDLGKDVTMLVNLKNGGRPVQNASIDVLSPSLIPATNASVFQKAMDLYKKQRLQICAIPNANGGMLASTSVPKEEQSSDRVVDEAEEPVLISDAEMADSDQQKGDAVLTATSHENMEQLVSIQSRELPDHLDSLSPEKPELPSTDSGHMEPGVPKPVLNGDKAEETDTETDQINPMDVVEDSLRSLDDAAEAVGLPADEENSNDINKTEGNSTVYCAKEIHAFDDAISGSLNDSPKVSGALIPGSNESGSELVILTGIHHSPENTH is encoded by the exons ATGCCGCGAAGTTCAAGGCACAAATCTAGCAAGCATAGTTCTAGGGACGCTAGGGATTACTCGGATTCGGAGAAAGATTCGGGCTTAAAggagaaggaaaagaagagtAAGGACGAGAGCAGTGGTAGGTTTTCGAAGGAGCTTGGATCCGGTGAGAAGAGAAAGCTTGACTCTAAGGATACCAAGGAACTATGGATTTCGGGGAATGGAGATTATATTGAGGAGTACAGTTCCTCGAAGCGGCGTAAAGATAAGGCAGATGATGGAGTAAGCGATAGATGGAATGGCGGTGAAGATGATGGTAAAGGAGAGAAGAAGTCTAAGGCTTTAAGTGAATCGAAGAGTAAGAGACGAGACGATGTTGAAGCAGATGATACAAAGAGAAGTAAGAGTGAGGGGAAGCATCGGGAATATAGTAGAAAGGAGGAAAGGGATAGAGAAAGGAAAAGTAAAGAAGGCAAAAGTGATAGGCTGATTGAGAGTGAGGAACACCGCACTGTGAAACAATACTCCGAAAGAACTG ATATGGATGTACCAGATCAGTTGCAAAGTCCTGAATCAGAGAGCCAGCTTGAGAGACGGCTTAGGAAAAGGAGAGATACTTCTGGTGATGGGGATAAGCATCTGGAAGATAATGGAGACATTTTGGACAAACAGTTGTATGTAAGCAATGATATCGGCAAGGATGGAAGAGCAAAAGATGAGAAGCATAAGGATGAGAGATACAAAGAAAAGTATCGAGAAGACATGAACTGTGAAGACAAGTGCCAAGATGATAAATTGAGAGATGATCGATCAGCAAGTGATCTTGCTAATAGCAAGTCTCGTGAGAAGCATTTGAGGGATGGAAAAGATGATGTGAAAGTTCGGCAGAAGAAGTCCAAGGTTCAAGATAGTGACTATGAGCGTGATCGTGACCATGATAGAGACCGTGATCGTGATAGAGACCGTGAGCGTTATAGGGAGAGGGAGCGGGAGCGGGATCGAGAGCGTGAGCGTGAGCGTTATCGTGATCCTGATCGTGACCATTATCGAGAACGTGACCGCAACCGTGATCACGACCATGATCGTGATTATGATTCTCAATGGGATCGAGACCGAGATCATGATCGCGATCATCGTTACAGTGATCGGGACAAGGATAGAGATCATGACCGTGACGAGGTACATGATGAACGGAGGAGTACAAGATACAAAGACAGTAAGGGAAGGAAACGATCTCCTGATGATCGTGATGATGGTAATGATACTAAATCTCGAGGTACCAAATTACACTACTCTGACATGGAAAATAAATCATCAACTTCTGGGAGAGTTGAGGTAGATGCTGATAGGGGAAGGTCTCAGTCACGACCAGCCAATTTAGATGCTGCTATGGGCAGCAACAGAAGGAGAGCTTCTCCCAGCTCAATTTCCCATGGTGGGACTGATGAGTATAG ACATTTGAAACAAGAAGATTCGAAGCATAGAGATCCAATGACAGAGCAGAGGTCCAAAGCTGCTTCATCAAGAGAGGTAACTAGTTTTTCTGAAGTCTCTGAGAGAGGTGCTAAGTATAGATCCATGGAGAAATCAAGTAGGGCGGATGAGGGCCATTCTGGGGAGTTACCAATTGAGAGGTCCTCGAGTTCAAAAGCTTCCCCAATGAGTATGATGGAAAGATCTCCTTCAACAAGTCTTGAGCGTAGATATACGAGTAGAAGTGGTGTTAAGCGGGGTCTTGATACAGAGGAGACAGGATGGAGTAGTGCCTCTGTTGGTGGCAGAGAAGAGGATAATAGACTTGGTCGAGATTTGCCTCTTGAGAAGCCTCTTTTGGATGGATCTTGTCAAGCAGATTCTGTATTTTATAATAGAGCTGGTCAGGGCAACTCATCTTTGATTCCACAGCCGCCTGGTTTAAGAGCTGGAATTGGCAGCCCATCTTTCATGGGTTCTCTAGAAGAAGATCATAGATTTAATAACTCTGGTCGGTACAAGAGGAGTGGTGATCTGAACGTTAGAAGAGGGCATGCAAATGCTTGGAGGGGTGCCCCAAACTGGCCAGCACCTCTTCCAAATGGTTTCATCCCATTCCAACCTGGGCCACCTCATGGTGGTTTTCAAGCTGTGATGCCACAGTTTCCTTCTCCATCTCTGTTTGGTGTTAGGCCCTCAATGGAAATTAATCACTCTGGGATTCCATATCATATACCTGATGCCGAAAGGTTTAACAACCATTTGAGACCAATTGGCTGGCAGAATCCGATGGATGGCTCTGGTCCAGCCCAGTTTCCTGGTTGGGATGGTCACAGTGTTAGTTTTAGGGATGAAGCGCACATGTTCGGGGGTCCCGAATGGGACCAGAATAGGCATCCAGTGAATGGTCGGGGATGGGATACCGGTTCAGATGTGTGGAAGGGACAAAATGGTGATGTTGACTTGCCCTCAACATCTGAGAAAGAGGACCATCCTCTGCAGGCCCCTCTTGATGTCTATGATGGACAGGAACGTCAGAGGTCTCAATATGAAAATGGCGATAATGATGTTCAGGTGACGGGTTTTGAATTAAGATCTGATGTCTTGCCAGCAGCAAAAGAATCTTCTAGATGTTCACCTGAGATTCCACACAAGGCACCTGATTCTTCCAAAATATCGAGTGAAGATGATGATGCTCGCTGTTGTCGACTTTATCTTTGTAAGCTTGACATTTCAGCAGAACTAGCTGGTTCTGCTTTGTATGATCAGTGTGCAAGTTTGCTGAATGTGGAGCGAAGTAAAGATTTGGGTAAAGATGTAACAATGCTTGTGAATTTGAAG AACGGTGGACGACCAGTACAAAATGCTTCTATTGATGTTCTGAGCCCTTCACTTATTCCTGCAACTAATGCTTCTGTTTTTCAG AAAGCCATGGACCTCTATAAGAAACAGAGGCTACAAATTTGTGCTATTCCAAATGCCAATGGTGGGATGTTGGCATCTACTTCAGTGCCCAAGGAGGAGCAAAGTTCTGATCGTGTAGTCGATGAAGCAGAGGAGCCAGTTTTGATTTCTGATGCTGAAATGGCTGATTCAGATCAGCAGAAAGGAGACGCTGTTCTGACTGCTACTTCTCATGAGAATATGGAACAGCTTGTTTCGATTCAAAGCAGGGAGTTACCAGATCATCTGGATAGCCTTTCTCCAGAAAAACCAGAACTGCCAAGTACTGATTCTGGTCACATGGAGCCAGGGGTGCCTAAACCAGTTTTGAATGGTGATAAGGCAGAAGAGACCGACACCGAGACTGATCAGATAAATCCAATGGATGTAGTTGAAGATTCATTGCGGTCTCTTGATGATGCAGCAGAGGCAGTTGGTTTGCCTGCTGACGAGGAAAACTCAAATGATATAAACAAAACCGAAGGTAATAGTACTGTGTACTGTGCCAAGGAAATACATGCTTTTGATGATGCAATTAGTGGTTCTTTAAATGATTCTCCTAAGGTATCAGGGGCTTTGATTCCCGGGTCAAATGAGTCTGGGTCGGAGTTGGTAATTTTAACTGGGATACATCATTCTCCTGAAAATACACATTGA
- the LOC105801828 gene encoding uncharacterized protein LOC105801828, which produces MYADTGLFFPYMQNFAQDFQQFEGYCKTQKPNASMNNMVPTSTISEYDLGGDGDLFKAPEPIIEEPIVSLDPMTAAISSLISCGEDVITSQELKAADIESFQNEQLLEVLYECEKDMMAQAAIETPLVAEVIDVKIPVDENWNQENEMSCDVTFSKSISSGSLSSMEWMRQAAIKPNFLDFTGMDFSSVYGMRRAFSEGDMKTLGNGNVSIIHSPVERPSIVSCCSNEDRREKLSRYRNKKTKRNFGRKIKYACRKALADSQPRIRGRFARTEESDHSKR; this is translated from the exons atgtatgcCGACACAGGGCTGTTTTTTCCTTACATGCAGAACTTTGCTCAAGATTTTCAGCAGTTTGAAGGTTACTGTAAAACCCAGAAACCGAATGCTTCAATG AACAACATGGTTCCGACCTCGACGATATCGGAATATGATTTGGGAGGAGATGGTGATTTGTTCAAAGCTCCGGAACCGATCATCGAAGAACCAATTGTAAGCCTTGATCCGATGACTGCAGCCATATCATCATTAATCTCGTGCGGTGAAGATGTTATTACTTCACAAGAACTTAAAGCCGCAGATATCGAATCATTTCAAAACGAGCAGCTTTTAGAGGTTTTGTATGAGTGCGAGAAGGATATGATGGCACAAGCAGCGATTGAAACGCCGTTGGTGGCGGAGGTCATTGATGTCAAGATTCCCGTGGATGAAAACTGGAATCAAGAAAATGAAATGTCGTGTGATGTGACATTCTCGAAAAGTATTAGCTCAGGCAGTTTAAGCTCGATGGAATGGATGCGACAGGCTGCTATCAAGCCTAATTTCCTTGATTTTACCGGAATGGATTTCAGTTCTGTTTACGGAATGAGGAGAGCGTTTAGCGAAGGAGATATGAAG ACTCTCGGCAACGGTAACGTGAGCATCATCCACTCTCCGGTCGAGAGACCATCAATTGTCAGCTGCTGTTCTAATGAAGATAGAAGGGAAAAGCTCTCGAGATACCGCAATAAGAAGACAAAGAGGAACTTTGGAAGGAAAATCAAG TATGCTTGCCGGAAGGCTCTTGCCGATAGTCAACCAAGGATCCGTGGAAGATTCGCAAGGACCGAAGAATCCGACCACTCCAAGAGGTAA
- the LOC128031881 gene encoding uncharacterized protein LOC128031881, with protein sequence MPRSSRHKSSKHSSRDYSDSEKDSGLKEKEKKSKEESSVRSSKELGSGDKRKLDAKDTSKEIWISGNGDYIEEYSSSKRRKEKADDGVNDRWNGGEDDDGKGEKKSKASSESKSKRREDIEGDDTKRSKSEGKHRESSRKEERERERKGKEGKSDRFIENEEHRSVKQSTERTDFDVPDRLQSPESESQLERRLRKKRDASGDVDKHLEDNGDILDRRLSASNDTSKDVRARDEKHKDERYKDKYREDINCEDKCQDDQVASDHANSKSSEKHLRDGKDDGKIRQKKSKVQDSDFERDRDHDRERDRDRDRERYRERERDRERDIGRDRERERYRDLDRDHYRERDRNRDHDNDRDYDSQWDRDRERDLRYSYRDKDRDRERDELHDERRSARNKDSKGRKRSPDDRDDGNDTKSRGAKLQYSDMENKSASGRLEVDADRGRCQSRPTNLDAAMGSNRRRASPSSSSHGGTDEYRHLKQEDSNYRDPMTEQRSKAALSREVTSFSETSERGAKYRSMEKSSRADEDHSGELPIERSSSLKASPMSMMEKSPSTSLERRYTGRSVRRGLDTEETGWSSASAGGREEDNRLSRDLPPEKPLLDGSSQADSVFYNRAGQGNSSLISQPPGLRAGIGSPSFMGSLEEDNRFNNSGRYKRSGDLNVRRGHANAWRVAPNWPAPVPNSFIPFQPGPPHGAFQAMMPQFPSPSLFGGRPSMEINHSGIPYHIPDAERFNNHLRPMGWQNTMDGSGPAHFHGWDGHNIIFRDEAHMFGGPEWDQNRHPVNGRGWDPSSDVWKGQNGDVDLPSTSQREENPLQASPEDVYDGQERRRYQYENGNNGLQVKGLETRSDDMSPVKESSRLSPMVPHKAPDSSKVSSQDGDAHYCLLYLSKLDISAELAGSDLYGQCMGLLNVEQSKDLAKDVTMLVNSKNDARPVQNASFAVLSPSLIPATNASVFQKAMDLYKKQRLQMGAILDVKGGILAFASASKEKGKEQSPDHVVDEVEEAVLISDAEMVDSAMLDSDQPEEAVPSVTSDENTEQLVSIQRREIPDHLDSLSPEKSELPNAGFCDINPKVPEPALDGNKAEETDTETEQMNSEDVVEGSLRSLDNTAEAIGLAADDENSNDINKTEGNSSVYCAEERHAFGDAISGSINDFPKESGALIPESNESGSESVILSRIHHSPENTH encoded by the exons ATGCCGCGAAGTTCAAGGCATAAATCCAGTAAGCACAGTTCTAGGGATTACTCGGATTCGGAGAAAGATTCGGGCTTAAAggagaaggaaaagaagagtAAGGAGGAGAGTAGTGTTAGGTCTTCAAAGGAGCTTGGATCCGGTGACAAGAGAAAGCTTGACGCTAAGGATACCAGCAAGGAAATATGGATTTCGGGGAATGGAGATTATATTGAGGAGTACAGTTCCTCGAAGCGGCGCAAAGAAAAGGCAGATGATGGAGTAAACGATAGGTGGAATGGTGGTGAAGATGATGATGGTAAAGGAGAGAAGAAGTCTAAGGCTTCAAGTGAATCGAAGAGTAAGAGACGAGAGGATATTGAAGGGGATGATACAAAGAGGAGTAAGAGTGAAGGGAAGCATCGAGAATCAAGTAGAAAAGAGGAAAGggagagagaaaggaaaggtAAAGAAGGCAAGAGTGATAGGTTCATTGAGAATGAAGAACACCGCTCTGTGAAACAATCCACCGAAAGAACTG ATTTTGATGTACCAGATCGGTTGCAAAGTCCTGAATCAGAGAGCCAGCTTGAGAGACGACTTAGGAAAAAGAGAGATGCTTCTGGTGATGTGGATAAGCATCTGGAAGATAATGGAGACATTTTGGACAGGCGGTTGTCTGCAAGCAATGATACTAGCAAAGATGTAAGAGCAAGAGATGAGAAGCATAAGGATGAAAGATACAAAGACAAGTATCGGGAAGACATTAACTGTGAAGATAAGTGCCAAGATGACCAAGTGGCAAGCGATCATGCTAATAGTAAGTCTAGTGAGAAGCATTTAAGGGATGGAAAAGATGACGGTAAAATTCGGCAGAAGAAGTCCAAGGTTCAAGATAGTGACTTTGAGCGTGATCGTGACCATGATAGAGAGCGTGATCGTGATAGAGACCGTGAGCGCTATAGGGAGCGGGAGCGTGATCGAGAGCGGGATATTGGACGCGACCGAGAGCGAGAACGTTATCGTGATCTTGATCGTGACCATTATCGGGAACGTGACCGCAATCGTGATCATGACAATGATCGTGATTATGATTCTCAATGGGATCGAGATCGAGAACGTGATCTCCGTTACAGTTATCGGGACAAGGATAGAGATCGTGAGCGTGATGAGTTACATGATGAGCGGAGGAGTGCTAGAAACAAAGATAGTAAGGGAAGGAAGCGATCTCCTGATGATCGGGATGACGGTAATGATACTAAATCTAGAGGTGCCAAACTACAGTATTCTGACATGGAAAATAAATCAGCTTCTGGTAGACTCGAGGTAGATGCTGATAGGGGAAGGTGTCAGTCACGCCCAACCAATTTAGATGCTGCTATGGGCAGCAACAGGAGGAGGGCTTCTCCCAGCTCAAGTTCTCATGGTGGGACTGATGAGTATAG ACATTTGAAGCAAGAAGATTCGAATTATAGAGATCCAATGACAGAGCAGCGGTCCAAAGCAGCTTTGTCAAGAGAGGTGACTAGTTTTTCTGAAACCTCTGAGAGGGGTGCTAAGTACAGATCCATGGAGAAATCAAGTAGGGCGGATGAGGACCATTCTGGGGAGTTACCAATTGAGAGGTCCTCAAGTTTAAAAGCTTCCCCAATGAGTATGATGGAAAAATCTCCTTCAACAAGTCTTGAGCGTAGATATACGGGTAGAAGTGTTAGGCGGGGTCTTGACACAGAGGAGACGGGGTGGAGCAGTGCCTCTGCTGGTGGCAGAGAAGAGGATAATAGACTTAGTCGAGACTTGCCTCCTGAGAAGCCTCTTTTGGATGGATCCTCTCAAGCAGATTCTGTGTTTTATAATAGAGCTGGTCAGGGCAACTCATCTTTGATTTCACAACCTCCTGGTTTAAGGGCTGGAATTGGCAGCCCTTCTTTCATGGGTTCTCTAGAAGAAGATAATAGATTCAATAACAGTGGTCGCTACAAGAGGAGTGGTGATCTGAATGTTAGAAGAGGGCACGCAAATGCTTGGAGGGTCGCCCCAAACTGGCCAGCACCTGTTCCAAATAGTTTCATCCCTTTCCAACCTGGGCCACCCCATGGTGCTTTTCAAGCTATGATGCCACAGTTTCCTTCTCCATCTCTGTTTGGTGGTAGACCCTCAATGGAAATTAATCACTCTGGGATTCCATATCATATACCTGATGCTGAAAGGTTTAACAATCATTTACGGCCAATGGGCTGGCAGAATACGATGGATGGCTCCGGTCCAGCCCATTTTCATGGTTGGGATGGtcacaatattatttttagggaTGAAGCGCACATGTTCGGGGGTCCCGAATGGGACCAGAATAGGCATCCAGTGAATGGTCGGGGATGGGATCCCAGTTCAGATGTGTGGAAAGGACAAAATGGTGACGTTGACTTGCCCTCAACATCTCAGAGGGAGGAGAATCCTCTGCAGGCCTCTCCTGAGGATGTTTATGATGGACAGGAACGTCGGAGGTATCAATATGAAAATGGCAATAATGGTCTTCAGGTGAAAGGTCTTGAAACAAGATCTGATGACATGTCACCAGTTAAAGAATCTTCTAGACTTTCACCCATGGTTCCACACAAGGCACCTGATTCTTCCAAAGTATCAAGTCAAGATGGTGATGCTCACTATTGTCTGCTTTATCTTTCTAAGCTTGACATTTCAGCAGAACTAGCTGGTTCTGATTTATATGGTCAGTGTATGGGTTTACTGAATGTGGAGCAAAGTAAAGATTTGGCTAAAGATGTAACAATGCTTGTCAATTCAAAG AATGATGCACGACCTGTGCAAAATGCTTCCTTTGCTGTGCTGAGCCCTTCACTGATTCCAGCAACTAATGCTTCTGTTTTTCAG AAAGCCATGGACCTCTACAAGAAACAGAGGCTACAAATGGGTGCTATATTAGATGTCAAAGGTGGAATATTGGCATTTGCTTCAGCGTCCAAGGAAAAGGGAAAGGAGCAAAGTCCTGATCATGTTGTAGACGAAGTAGAGGAGGCAGTTTTGATTTCTGATGCAGAAATGGTGGATTCAGCAATGCTAGATTCAGATCAGCCGGAAGAAGCTGTTCCATCTGTTACATCTGACGAGAATACGGAACAGCTAGTTTCAATCCAAAGAAGGGAGATACCTGATCATCTGGATAGCCTTTCTCCAGAGAAATCAGAACTGCCAAATGCTGGTTTTTGTGACATAAACCCGAAGGTGCCTGAACCAGCTTTGGATGGCAATAAGGCGGAAGAGACAGACACCGAGACTGAACAGATGAATTCAGAGGATGTAGTTGAAGGTTCTTTGCGGTCTCTTGATAATACAGCAGAGGCCATTGGTTTGGCTGCGGATGATGAAAATTCAAATGATATAAACAAAACTGAAGGTAATAGTTCTGTGTACTGTGCTGAGGAAAGACATGCTTTTGGCGATGCAATTAGTGGTTCCATAAATGATTTTCCTAAGGAATCAGGGGCTTTGATTCCTGAGTCAAATGAGTCTGGGTCTGAGTCCGTAATTTTAAGTCGGATACATCATTCTCCTGAAAATACACATTGA